Proteins encoded in a region of the Streptomyces sp. NBC_01471 genome:
- a CDS encoding ArsA-related P-loop ATPase: protein MTLDSVPLLDIDPLIDDPATRIIVCCGSGGVGKTTTAAALGVRAAERGRRAVVLTIDPARRLAQSMGIDSLDNIPRRVAGIKATGDGELHAMMLDMKRTFDEIVEAHADSERAAAILNNPFYQSLSAGFAGTQEYMAMEKLGQLRARDEWDLIVVDTPPSRSALDFLDAPKRLGSFLDGKFIRLLMAPAKVGGRAGMKFLNVGMSMMTGTLGKLLGGQFLRDVQTFVTAMDTMFGGFRTRADATYRLLQAPGTAFLVVAAPERDALREAAYFVERLDADGMPLAGLVLNRVHGSGAARLTAERALAAAENLEAGGIVDQEAGNEAVRDSTGPSPEPGTAEHAEPAETADTSPETPHAETATDGGAPVEAQETEEAEETGEPGTPAEPAGSAELAETSPEADTPDAAPEPAGAMPEPTVDALTAGLLRLHAERMQVLAREQRTRDRFTALHPEVAVAEVAALPGDVHDLAGLRAIGDRLATGRSPA from the coding sequence ATGACCCTGGACAGCGTGCCCCTCCTCGACATCGACCCGCTGATCGACGACCCGGCCACCCGCATCATCGTGTGCTGCGGCTCGGGCGGCGTCGGCAAGACCACGACCGCGGCCGCACTGGGGGTGCGGGCGGCCGAGCGCGGGCGCCGGGCCGTCGTGCTGACCATCGATCCGGCACGCAGGCTCGCCCAGTCCATGGGCATCGACTCGCTCGACAACATCCCGCGCCGGGTGGCGGGCATCAAGGCCACCGGCGACGGTGAACTGCACGCCATGATGCTGGACATGAAGCGGACGTTCGACGAGATCGTCGAGGCGCACGCGGACAGCGAGCGGGCCGCCGCGATCCTGAACAACCCCTTCTACCAGTCGCTCTCCGCGGGCTTCGCCGGCACGCAGGAGTACATGGCGATGGAGAAGCTGGGCCAGTTGCGGGCCCGTGACGAGTGGGACCTGATCGTCGTGGACACCCCGCCGTCGCGGTCGGCGCTCGACTTCCTGGACGCGCCGAAGCGGCTCGGGTCGTTCCTCGACGGCAAGTTCATCCGGCTGCTGATGGCCCCGGCGAAGGTCGGCGGCCGGGCCGGGATGAAGTTCCTCAACGTCGGCATGTCGATGATGACCGGCACCCTCGGCAAGCTGCTCGGGGGTCAGTTCCTGCGCGACGTGCAGACCTTCGTCACGGCGATGGACACCATGTTCGGCGGCTTCCGCACCCGCGCCGACGCCACGTACCGGCTGCTCCAGGCGCCCGGCACGGCCTTCCTGGTGGTCGCGGCGCCGGAGCGGGACGCACTGCGGGAGGCCGCGTACTTCGTGGAGCGGCTGGACGCCGACGGAATGCCGCTGGCCGGCCTCGTACTCAACCGGGTGCACGGCAGCGGGGCCGCGCGGCTCACGGCGGAGCGGGCGCTGGCCGCCGCGGAAAATCTTGAAGCCGGCGGCATTGTGGATCAGGAGGCCGGGAATGAAGCAGTTCGTGACTCCACGGGCCCCTCTCCCGAGCCCGGAACCGCGGAGCACGCCGAGCCTGCCGAGACCGCTGACACATCCCCCGAGACGCCCCACGCGGAGACCGCCACAGACGGGGGTGCACCCGTAGAGGCCCAAGAAACCGAAGAGGCCGAAGAGACCGGCGAGCCCGGCACACCTGCTGAGCCTGCTGGATCTGCTGAGCTTGCTGAGACTTCCCCGGAGGCCGACACGCCAGACGCCGCACCCGAGCCGGCAGGAGCCATGCCGGAGCCGACGGTCGATGCACTGACCGCCGGCCTGCTCCGACTGCACGCCGAACGCATGCAGGTGCTCGCCCGTGAGCAGCGCACCCGCGACCGCTTCACGGCGCTCCACCCCGAGGTGGCCGTGGCCGAGGTGGCCGCGCTGCCCGGTGATGTCCATGACCTGGCAGGGCTCCGGGCCATCGGTGATCGCCTCGCGACCGGTCGTTCTCCGGCCTGA
- a CDS encoding WhiB family transcriptional regulator has protein sequence MGWVTDWSAQAACRTTDPDELFVQGAAQNRAKAVCTGCPVRTECLADALDNRVEFGVWGGMTERERRALLRRRPTVTSWRRLLETARTEYERSTGILPAIVADDEAFEETYAAVG, from the coding sequence ATGGGCTGGGTAACTGACTGGAGTGCGCAGGCAGCCTGCCGCACTACCGATCCGGACGAACTGTTTGTACAAGGGGCAGCGCAGAACAGGGCCAAGGCGGTGTGCACCGGATGCCCGGTGCGTACGGAGTGCCTGGCCGACGCGCTCGACAACCGCGTCGAGTTCGGCGTGTGGGGTGGCATGACCGAGCGGGAACGGCGCGCACTGTTGCGCCGGCGTCCCACCGTCACCTCATGGCGTCGGCTGCTGGAGACCGCACGCACCGAGTACGAGCGCAGCACGGGCATCCTGCCCGCGATCGTCGCGGACGACGAGGCGTTCGAGGAGACGTACGCAGCCGTGGGGTAG
- a CDS encoding transglycosylase domain-containing protein, whose product MPKKRSGGGLTKTQQAAKFLGVAALSGAVLAGIALPAAGALGLAAKGTVNGFDDIPASLKTPPLSQRTTILDANNNQLASVYERDRTVVKLQDISPYMQKALVAIEDARFYQHGAIDVKGVARALNRNAQEGGAAQGASTLTQQYVKNVFVEEAGDDPTKVAEAQQKSLGRKVRELKYAIQVEQSLGKKKILENYLNITFFGEQAYGVEAASQRYFSKSAKDLTIGESALLAGLVQSPSRYDPINDMEEATKRRNTVLQRMADVHDISQPQADKAMAEPIKLKVTRPKSGCITAVKGAGFFCDYVRKVFLTDPAFGKTKEERQKLWSVGGLTVKTTLDPKAQASSNVAATSRVNEDDKIADAVVQVQPGTGKILAMAQSRPYGLDPSKHETVLNLSVDNKMGGTYAGFQVGSTFKPITAAAALEKGISPAQSFTTGSHISLPGTSFRNCQNQPADSSPWSVENELTSEKGTFDMTSALGKSINTYFARLEQKTGLCETISMANKVGYIRGNNKPLQTVPSTTLGGQESTPLAMASVYATFANRGTYCSPIALESVTAPGGKQIPVPKSTCASAMSEHTADTINQMLKGVVADGTGKQAGLTDRDNAGKTGTTDERKNAWFVGYTPNLATAVWVGSDGARQIPMTNINIGGHYYDEVCGGCLPGPIWKTAMTGALSPSETPSFNKVGVPRGHSSGGKSHAPSGGGDQGNGGTDGGGTDGGTDGGDQGNGGQPGDGGGISFPPGFIGGNDGHHRR is encoded by the coding sequence ATGCCAAAGAAGCGCTCCGGCGGGGGTCTCACCAAGACCCAGCAGGCCGCCAAATTCCTCGGTGTCGCCGCGCTCTCCGGAGCTGTACTGGCGGGCATCGCGCTGCCGGCAGCCGGAGCGCTGGGGCTCGCGGCCAAGGGCACCGTCAACGGATTCGACGACATCCCCGCCAGCCTCAAGACACCGCCACTCAGCCAGCGGACCACGATCCTGGACGCGAACAACAACCAGCTCGCGTCGGTCTACGAGCGGGACCGCACGGTGGTGAAGCTCCAGGACATCTCCCCGTACATGCAGAAGGCGCTCGTCGCGATCGAGGACGCGCGCTTCTACCAGCACGGCGCGATCGACGTGAAGGGCGTGGCGCGCGCGCTCAACCGCAACGCGCAGGAGGGCGGCGCGGCCCAGGGGGCGTCGACCCTCACCCAGCAGTACGTCAAGAACGTCTTCGTCGAGGAGGCGGGCGACGACCCGACCAAGGTCGCCGAGGCGCAGCAGAAGAGCCTCGGCCGCAAGGTCCGCGAGCTCAAGTACGCGATCCAGGTCGAGCAGTCGCTCGGCAAGAAGAAGATCCTGGAGAACTACCTCAACATCACCTTCTTCGGCGAGCAGGCGTACGGCGTCGAGGCGGCGTCCCAGCGCTACTTCTCCAAGTCCGCGAAGGACCTGACGATCGGCGAGTCCGCGCTGCTGGCCGGTCTCGTGCAGTCGCCGAGCCGGTACGACCCGATCAACGACATGGAAGAGGCCACCAAGCGGCGCAACACCGTGCTGCAGCGGATGGCCGATGTCCATGACATCTCGCAGCCCCAGGCCGACAAGGCCATGGCCGAGCCGATCAAGCTGAAGGTGACCAGGCCCAAGAGCGGGTGCATCACCGCGGTCAAGGGCGCGGGCTTCTTCTGCGACTACGTCCGCAAGGTGTTCCTGACGGATCCGGCGTTCGGCAAGACCAAGGAGGAGCGCCAGAAGCTCTGGTCGGTCGGCGGTCTGACCGTCAAGACCACCCTGGATCCCAAGGCGCAGGCATCCTCCAATGTCGCGGCCACCTCCCGGGTCAACGAGGACGACAAGATCGCGGACGCGGTGGTGCAGGTCCAGCCGGGCACCGGGAAGATCCTCGCGATGGCCCAGTCCCGTCCGTACGGCCTGGACCCGTCGAAGCACGAGACGGTGCTGAACCTCTCGGTCGACAACAAGATGGGCGGTACGTACGCGGGCTTCCAGGTGGGCTCGACGTTCAAGCCGATCACCGCGGCCGCCGCACTGGAGAAGGGCATCAGCCCGGCGCAGAGTTTCACGACGGGCTCGCACATCTCCCTTCCCGGTACGAGCTTCAGGAACTGCCAGAACCAGCCGGCCGACAGCAGCCCCTGGTCGGTCGAGAACGAGCTCACGTCGGAGAAGGGCACCTTCGACATGACCAGCGCGCTGGGCAAGTCGATCAACACGTACTTCGCGAGGCTGGAGCAGAAGACCGGCCTCTGCGAGACGATCTCGATGGCCAACAAGGTCGGCTACATCCGCGGCAACAACAAGCCGCTCCAGACGGTGCCCTCCACCACTCTCGGTGGCCAGGAGTCGACCCCGCTGGCGATGGCCTCGGTGTACGCCACCTTCGCCAATCGCGGGACGTACTGCTCGCCGATCGCCCTTGAGTCGGTGACCGCGCCGGGCGGCAAGCAGATCCCGGTGCCGAAGTCGACCTGCGCCTCGGCGATGAGCGAGCACACCGCCGACACCATCAACCAGATGCTGAAGGGCGTGGTCGCGGACGGTACCGGTAAGCAGGCCGGACTCACCGACCGCGACAACGCGGGCAAGACGGGTACCACCGACGAGCGCAAGAACGCGTGGTTCGTCGGCTACACGCCCAACCTGGCCACGGCCGTCTGGGTCGGCAGCGACGGAGCGCGGCAGATCCCGATGACCAACATCAACATCGGCGGCCACTACTACGACGAGGTCTGTGGTGGCTGTCTTCCCGGCCCCATCTGGAAGACAGCGATGACCGGCGCCCTGTCACCGTCGGAGACGCCGTCCTTCAACAAGGTGGGTGTCCCGCGCGGTCACTCCTCGGGCGGCAAGAGCCACGCCCCCAGCGGCGGCGGCGACCAGGGCAACGGCGGAACCGACGGCGGGGGCACCGACGGCGGTACGGACGGCGGCGACCAGGGGAACGGCGGCCAGCCCGGAGACGGTGGCGGCATCTCGTTCCCGCCCGGCTTCATCGGTGGCAACGACGGCCACCACCGGAGATAG
- a CDS encoding GatB/YqeY domain-containing protein, translating into MTTLKSKLHAELTEAIRARDELRSSTLRLTLSAITKEEVSGTSARELTDDEVLKVIAKEAKKRREAAEAFEQGGRTESAAREKAEGELLATYLPKQLSDDELSAIVTQAVDEAKASGAEGPRAMGAVMKIVNPKVAGLADGGRVAAEVKKRLAG; encoded by the coding sequence ATGACCACGCTCAAGTCCAAGCTGCACGCAGAACTCACCGAGGCCATCAGGGCGCGCGACGAGCTGCGCTCCTCGACGCTCCGGCTGACCCTCTCCGCGATCACGAAGGAAGAGGTCTCGGGCACGTCGGCACGTGAGCTGACCGACGACGAGGTGCTGAAGGTGATCGCCAAGGAGGCGAAGAAGCGCCGAGAGGCGGCCGAGGCCTTCGAGCAGGGCGGCCGCACCGAGAGTGCCGCGCGGGAGAAGGCGGAGGGCGAACTGCTTGCCACCTATCTGCCGAAGCAGCTGAGCGACGACGAGCTGAGCGCGATCGTCACGCAGGCCGTCGACGAGGCCAAGGCCTCCGGAGCCGAGGGGCCGCGTGCCATGGGCGCCGTCATGAAGATCGTGAACCCGAAGGTGGCCGGGCTCGCCGACGGCGGCCGGGTGGCCGCCGAGGTGAAGAAGCGGCTCGCGGGCTGA
- a CDS encoding metallophosphoesterase has product MRARYGIPLKVTAGITAVGAAGIAYAAGFEARSFRLRRVTVPVLPPGARPVRVLQVSDIHMVGGQRKKQRWLQSLAGLRPDFVVNTGDNLSDPEGVPEVLDALGPLMEFPGVYVFGSNDYYGPKFRNPARYLFEKAQGKHGLNGKAPAVGVVHNPWEGLRDGFDAAGWVNLTNTRGRLKVDGMEIAFTGLDDPHIKRDRYAEVAGGPEAGADLSVAVVHAPYLRTLDAFTTDGYPLILAGHTHGGQLCIPFYGALVTNCDLDTDRVKGLSAHESGGNRSYLHVSAGCGTNRYTPVRFACAPEATLLTLTARR; this is encoded by the coding sequence ATGCGCGCACGCTATGGGATCCCCCTCAAAGTCACCGCAGGAATCACGGCCGTTGGCGCGGCAGGCATCGCCTATGCCGCCGGATTCGAGGCGCGCTCGTTCCGCCTCCGGCGGGTGACCGTGCCGGTACTGCCGCCCGGCGCCCGGCCCGTACGCGTCCTCCAGGTCTCGGACATCCACATGGTCGGCGGCCAGCGCAAGAAACAGCGCTGGCTCCAGTCCCTGGCGGGGCTGCGGCCGGACTTCGTGGTCAACACCGGGGACAACCTCTCGGACCCGGAGGGCGTACCGGAGGTCCTGGACGCGCTGGGGCCGCTGATGGAGTTCCCGGGTGTGTACGTGTTCGGGTCGAACGACTACTACGGCCCGAAGTTCCGCAACCCGGCCCGCTACCTCTTCGAGAAGGCGCAGGGCAAGCACGGCCTCAACGGCAAGGCACCGGCGGTGGGCGTGGTGCACAACCCGTGGGAGGGCCTGCGGGACGGCTTCGACGCGGCGGGCTGGGTGAACCTCACCAATACGCGCGGCCGGCTGAAGGTGGACGGCATGGAGATCGCCTTCACCGGTCTGGACGACCCGCACATCAAACGGGACAGGTACGCCGAGGTGGCGGGCGGCCCGGAAGCGGGCGCTGACCTCTCGGTGGCGGTGGTGCACGCGCCGTATCTGCGCACCCTGGACGCGTTCACGACGGACGGCTATCCCCTGATCCTCGCGGGCCACACCCACGGCGGCCAGCTGTGCATCCCGTTCTACGGAGCGCTGGTCACCAACTGCGACCTGGACACCGACCGGGTCAAGGGCCTCTCCGCCCACGAGTCCGGCGGCAACCGCTCCTACCTGCACGTTTCAGCGGGCTGCGGCACGAACCGCTACACCCCGGTGCGCTTCGCGTGCGCCCCGGAGGCCACGCTGCTGACGCTCACCGCGAGGCGGTAG
- the sigK gene encoding ECF RNA polymerase sigma factor SigK yields the protein MHATSGEVSDLSPEVLLARVAEGDQEAFAQLYPLIAGPALGLARRVVRDEAQAEEVCQEALTEVWCKAPQFDPSRGGAFSWAMTITHRRAIDRVRSVQASVDRDRQDALRQHQPAFDEVSEEVEIRLEREQVRRCLQALSPLQRESVLLAYYDGCTYRETAERLGTALGTIKTRMRDGLIRLRDCLGVA from the coding sequence GTGCATGCGACATCGGGCGAAGTGTCCGACCTTAGCCCCGAGGTACTGCTTGCCCGTGTGGCGGAGGGCGATCAAGAGGCGTTCGCTCAGCTGTACCCGCTGATCGCAGGGCCTGCGCTGGGGCTTGCGCGCCGGGTAGTGAGAGACGAGGCGCAGGCGGAGGAGGTCTGTCAGGAGGCGCTGACCGAGGTCTGGTGCAAAGCACCCCAGTTCGACCCATCCCGCGGTGGTGCCTTCTCCTGGGCCATGACGATCACCCACCGCCGCGCCATCGACCGAGTCCGTTCAGTGCAGGCATCAGTCGATCGCGACCGCCAGGACGCGCTTCGCCAGCACCAGCCCGCGTTCGACGAAGTCAGCGAGGAAGTTGAGATCCGCCTGGAGCGCGAACAGGTGCGGCGCTGCCTTCAGGCGCTGTCGCCGCTCCAGCGCGAATCCGTACTCCTCGCCTACTACGACGGCTGCACCTACCGGGAGACCGCCGAACGGCTGGGCACGGCCCTGGGCACCATCAAGACCCGGATGCGTGACGGACTGATCCGCCTCCGCGACTGCCTCGGTGTCGCCTGA
- a CDS encoding nickel/cobalt transporter encodes MTYRPLPRRVAAAVCGVLWLLGVSAPAAQAHPLGNFSINRYTGLTLHPDQLDILAVTDTAEIPTLQAAPRVDTNGDGTQSPAERAAWASARCVETADSLQVAAPQRLHWKVASATFAYRPGQARLRTSRLECRLKAPLDLTVGPVTLRVATGADRTRVGWNEITAKGQGVQLKDSSVAQTSSSDELRNYPRDLLQTPRGDFHAQITAVAGDGPSLTAAAGSGAGQDGGLTGQVEALSRHLTSLAGAQRLTVPVGLLAVLLSVVLGAGHAMLPGHGKTVMAAYLAGRRGSTRDAITVGATVTITHTAGVLVIGLCLTTFSSLAGDSVLGWLGVISGALVALVGAGLLADAVRRARRTTPPGRVVDAPSPADLQPALVGATGQAEADLTADLPHGHDHLHTDHHHGLAHEPDQTHAQEQHSEPAHSHPHHDSAHGHTHDHSHGHAVPHRHGLLGRPHTHAPISADAQPFTLRGLIGLGIAGGLVPSPSALVVLLGAIALGRTAFGATLVLAYGLGMAATLTAVGLLLVKLGSRASSLTDRPLFALVRRLAPHMAILTALLVLIVGLGLMVRSLPPVL; translated from the coding sequence ATGACCTACCGCCCTCTCCCAAGGCGAGTGGCGGCTGCGGTCTGCGGTGTCCTGTGGCTACTCGGCGTATCGGCCCCGGCCGCGCAGGCTCACCCCCTCGGTAACTTCTCGATCAACCGCTACACCGGATTAACTCTGCACCCGGACCAACTTGACATCCTGGCCGTCACCGACACCGCGGAGATCCCCACCCTCCAGGCCGCACCCCGCGTCGACACCAACGGCGACGGCACCCAGAGCCCCGCCGAACGCGCCGCCTGGGCGTCCGCCCGCTGCGTTGAGACAGCCGACAGCCTGCAGGTTGCCGCCCCGCAGCGGCTGCACTGGAAGGTCGCGTCGGCCACTTTCGCGTATCGGCCCGGACAGGCCCGCCTGCGTACGAGTCGCCTCGAATGCCGCCTCAAGGCGCCCTTGGACCTGACTGTCGGCCCGGTGACGCTGCGGGTCGCGACCGGCGCGGACCGCACCAGGGTGGGCTGGAACGAGATCACCGCGAAGGGGCAGGGAGTGCAGCTCAAGGACTCCTCCGTCGCCCAGACGTCCTCATCCGACGAACTCCGCAACTACCCACGCGACTTGCTCCAGACACCGCGCGGAGACTTCCACGCGCAGATCACCGCCGTCGCAGGCGACGGCCCGTCGCTCACCGCTGCGGCTGGATCCGGAGCCGGACAGGACGGTGGGCTCACCGGGCAGGTGGAGGCGCTCTCCCGGCATTTGACGTCACTCGCCGGGGCCCAGCGCCTGACCGTACCGGTCGGGCTGCTGGCAGTCCTGCTCTCCGTCGTCCTGGGCGCCGGACACGCAATGCTGCCCGGACATGGCAAGACCGTCATGGCCGCGTACCTGGCCGGACGGCGGGGCAGTACCCGCGACGCCATCACCGTCGGCGCCACCGTCACCATCACCCACACCGCCGGAGTTCTGGTCATCGGGTTGTGCCTGACCACGTTCTCCTCGCTCGCGGGCGACTCCGTACTGGGCTGGCTCGGCGTCATCAGTGGTGCACTCGTGGCCCTCGTCGGGGCAGGACTACTGGCCGACGCCGTACGGCGCGCACGACGAACCACCCCGCCCGGCCGCGTGGTTGATGCTCCATCACCCGCCGACCTGCAACCCGCGCTGGTCGGCGCGACCGGTCAGGCAGAAGCGGACCTCACCGCCGACCTCCCGCACGGCCACGACCATCTCCACACCGATCACCACCACGGTCTCGCGCACGAGCCGGACCAGACCCACGCGCAGGAACAGCATTCCGAACCCGCCCACTCCCACCCGCATCACGACAGCGCGCACGGCCACACCCACGATCACAGCCACGGACATGCGGTGCCGCACCGGCACGGCCTGCTCGGGCGCCCTCACACCCATGCACCCATCAGCGCCGACGCTCAGCCCTTCACTCTCCGCGGGCTGATCGGCCTCGGCATCGCCGGCGGCCTGGTCCCCAGCCCCTCCGCCCTGGTCGTACTCCTCGGTGCCATCGCCCTGGGCCGCACCGCCTTCGGCGCCACCCTCGTACTGGCGTACGGCCTCGGCATGGCAGCCACACTCACCGCGGTCGGCCTGCTGCTCGTCAAGCTCGGCAGCAGAGCCAGCAGCCTCACCGACCGCCCGCTGTTCGCACTCGTCCGACGCCTGGCCCCGCACATGGCGATCCTGACCGCCCTCCTCGTCCTCATCGTCGGACTCGGCCTGATGGTCCGCAGCCTGCCACCCGTCCTGTGA
- a CDS encoding DUF4331 domain-containing protein — protein sequence MQPFRLPLRRPTVRRAEGVLASVGILALVTAGTVAGLAPGVSSASSHREAPLTAGDPKADNTDVYAFTSPDNADTVTLVANWIPFEEPNGGPNFYPFANDARYNIKIDSDGNGKPDTTYTWAFTDHIRDSANQFLYNTGVVKTLNDETLNFRQTYTLTSTDAKGLTRTLVKDAPAAPSNVGPASMPDYASLRKQATVSLPNGGQTYAGQASDPFFLDLRIFDLLYGGNLKESGHNTLAGYNVNTIALQVPKKDLALNGDAKRNPVIGVWSTTDRKGAAVSSGKGAESSKGNEGSQAVGSDSKGGPPSPDQGQSGWHQVSRLGNPLVNEVVVPLKYKDAFNSIAPDVDHTVTPVVNAVLDPIVPKLIQSIYGVPAPATPRKDLSEIFLSGICKACGPIQADLNSQLLNGDVKKSGFVPSEELRLNMAVPATANPNRLGVLAKDLAGFPNGRRLNDDVVDIELQALEGAAQTGKIVPALAAGDGVDAPYRQPTSSFPYVALPNTAAVNQADSLHPDGGVGAGLGGTALTGGFPVVAVTALTGGALLAVAGALVLRRRRASRM from the coding sequence ATGCAGCCCTTCCGTCTGCCTCTCAGAAGGCCCACGGTCCGCCGTGCCGAGGGCGTCCTGGCGTCCGTCGGCATACTCGCTCTGGTCACAGCCGGCACTGTCGCGGGGCTCGCGCCCGGCGTAAGCTCCGCCTCCAGCCACCGCGAGGCGCCGCTGACCGCGGGCGACCCGAAGGCCGACAACACCGATGTGTACGCCTTCACCAGCCCGGACAACGCGGACACCGTGACACTGGTGGCCAACTGGATCCCGTTCGAGGAGCCCAACGGCGGCCCGAACTTCTACCCGTTCGCCAACGACGCGCGCTACAACATCAAGATCGACAGCGACGGCAACGGCAAGCCGGACACCACGTACACCTGGGCGTTCACCGACCACATCCGCGACTCCGCGAATCAGTTCCTGTACAACACGGGCGTCGTGAAGACCCTCAACGACGAGACTCTGAACTTCCGCCAGACATACACCCTGACCTCAACCGATGCCAAGGGGCTGACCCGGACGCTGGTCAAGGACGCGCCCGCCGCGCCCTCGAACGTCGGCCCGGCGTCGATGCCTGACTACGCGTCGCTGCGCAAGCAGGCCACGGTGTCGCTGCCGAACGGCGGCCAGACCTACGCCGGACAGGCATCGGACCCGTTCTTCCTCGACCTGCGGATCTTCGACCTGCTGTACGGCGGGAACCTCAAGGAGAGTGGACACAACACGCTCGCCGGGTACAACGTCAACACCATCGCCCTCCAGGTCCCCAAGAAGGATCTGGCGCTCAACGGCGACGCCAAGCGCAACCCCGTCATCGGTGTGTGGTCCACCACCGACCGCAAGGGTGCGGCCGTCTCCTCCGGCAAGGGTGCGGAGAGCAGCAAGGGCAATGAGGGTTCGCAGGCTGTGGGCAGCGATTCCAAGGGCGGCCCGCCCTCGCCCGACCAGGGGCAGAGCGGTTGGCACCAGGTTTCGCGGCTCGGAAATCCTCTGGTCAATGAGGTGGTCGTGCCGCTGAAGTACAAGGACGCCTTCAACTCGATCGCCCCCGACGTCGACCACACGGTGACACCGGTGGTGAACGCGGTCCTCGATCCGATCGTGCCCAAGCTCATCCAGAGCATCTACGGCGTCCCCGCGCCTGCGACTCCCCGTAAGGATCTCTCCGAGATCTTCCTCTCCGGGATCTGCAAGGCGTGCGGTCCCATTCAGGCGGACCTCAACTCGCAGCTGCTGAACGGGGATGTGAAGAAGAGCGGGTTCGTGCCGTCCGAGGAGCTGCGGCTGAACATGGCCGTCCCGGCGACCGCCAACCCCAACCGGCTCGGTGTGCTCGCCAAGGACCTGGCGGGCTTCCCGAACGGCCGCCGTCTCAACGACGACGTCGTCGACATCGAGCTCCAGGCCCTTGAGGGCGCCGCGCAGACCGGCAAGATCGTGCCGGCGCTCGCCGCAGGGGACGGCGTCGATGCCCCGTACAGGCAGCCGACGTCCTCCTTCCCGTACGTGGCGCTGCCCAACACGGCCGCCGTCAACCAGGCCGACTCGCTGCACCCCGACGGTGGCGTCGGGGCAGGGCTGGGCGGTACCGCCCTCACCGGTGGCTTCCCCGTCGTGGCCGTGACGGCTCTGACCGGTGGCGCGCTGCTGGCCGTGGCCGGAGCACTGGTCCTGCGCCGTCGGCGTGCGAGCCGGATGTGA
- a CDS encoding class F sortase translates to MSTPAEPGRPPSPVEGGRPRRVRRFRPTRPRRLVAAIAVAAGMGLAGAGTSALVGAQPARHRTAADIGALPLPQTAPTSPGSPAAVPERIRIPGISLDHSLTGLDVGQDGHLGAPEDPGQVGWWHDGPRPGDPGAAVFVGHVDSQTGPAAFYDISALRPGDRITIDRADHSHVTFTVRALRQYDKNDFPDDQVYVTTGAPTLRLITCGGTYDREHGGYRDNVVVYATLTTPGHTTPTRSGN, encoded by the coding sequence GTGAGCACCCCCGCCGAACCCGGCCGCCCGCCCTCCCCCGTGGAGGGCGGGCGGCCGCGCCGCGTCCGACGCTTCCGCCCCACGCGTCCCCGGCGGCTGGTCGCGGCCATCGCCGTCGCCGCCGGTATGGGCCTGGCCGGCGCCGGCACCTCCGCGCTCGTCGGCGCCCAACCGGCCCGCCACCGCACCGCGGCCGACATCGGGGCCCTCCCCCTGCCGCAGACCGCACCGACCTCACCCGGATCGCCCGCAGCCGTTCCCGAGCGAATACGAATACCGGGCATCAGCCTGGACCACTCCCTCACCGGCCTCGACGTGGGCCAGGACGGACACCTCGGCGCCCCCGAGGATCCCGGCCAGGTCGGCTGGTGGCACGACGGACCCCGCCCCGGCGACCCAGGAGCAGCCGTCTTCGTCGGCCACGTCGACTCGCAGACCGGCCCCGCCGCGTTCTACGACATCTCCGCCCTGCGCCCCGGCGACCGGATAACCATCGACCGCGCCGACCACTCCCATGTCACCTTCACCGTCCGCGCACTGCGCCAGTACGACAAGAACGACTTCCCCGACGACCAGGTCTACGTCACCACCGGAGCCCCCACGCTGCGGCTGATCACCTGCGGCGGTACCTACGACCGGGAGCACGGCGGATACCGCGACAACGTGGTCGTCTACGCCACCCTCACCACCCCAGGACACACCACCCCCACCCGGAGCGGGAATTGA